ACCGATAGTGGGTCTTGGTCCACTGCGCTCGCGCGCCCGTAGCCGCGCGGTAGTGATGGCCGTTGCCTCGTAGCAGGCCTTGTAGGTGGCGGCGCAGATCGCCTTGCTGCTTGACCAGTTGCTGGCGCGAACGGAGCAGATTGCGGTCTGCCTCCTGCTCCGCCTCTGGCGCCATCACTTCGCTGAGTAGGCCGTTGGCATAGAACTGTGCGAGCGCAGTAGCATCCAGCCGGTCTGTCTTGACCGCTCGAGCACGCTGGGTCGGAATGCTGGTCGGGGCGATGACCGCGCAGTCTACACCGGCCGCCGCCAGATCTCGCTGCAGCGCAAACCCGATGTAGGTTGCCTCGTAGCAGAGCTTAAGCGTTCGCTCGCCACCGAGGGCTTGTCGGACGTTCTTCAGCTTCTTGAGCAGGCTCTTGACGGTAGGTCGGCAGCGGAAGTCCAGGCACTCGCCGGTCTCGCGGTCCAGTGCCGCCCGTGGAAGTTCGTGTCGTCGACATCGAGGCCGATGTGGACTACGTTCGTGGTTCATAGACGCCTCCGTCCTGTTCCACCAGTTGAGGTACCCATCTGCGATGGTAGTCCTCGTAAGGGTGGGGGCCTCTATATCTTCTATCCTTGGCGATGCTGCCGAGTCGAACTGGGCCCTGGCCCAGGTGCCCATGGTAGGGAGGTAGTTGCTCGGGTAGCCGAGGGAGAAGAGGTTGTGCCATTTCGCTATGCCGTGTCGATAGCCATTGAACACATGAACGTCAATCTGCTTGCCCAACTTTTCCTGTAGGCTTATCAACTGGCTTACGGCCAACTTCGTTGGCAAGTTTTGGTCATGGCTGGCGAAAAAGCACAGCATTGGCAGTTCCAAGCGCTCGAGGTACGGCTGCGGGTCGTAGAAGATGTCCGCTACGTAGCGCTCGAAGCGGGCCTGATCGTACGGTGCAAGGCGCATGCCGATGACCGATAGCCAGCGCTTGTCCACTTCCTGCAGCCGGGCCGACAGGCGATCTCGATGAGCGTGCAGCGGGGCTTTGGCGCGGGCCGCCTCACGGTAGTAGTGCCAGATGTCCGAGCGCAGGGCGCCAATGGTGCGGAGCATCTGCTCGTCTTCGAGGCCAGCGGCGAGCAGCTCTTGGCGGATCTCCCCTAGGTTGGTGATCATCCAGCTGGTTGGGGGGCCCGCACGATTGATGATGAAGCGCAGCGCGCCGTCGCGTACGGCAATCTCCGGCGTCAACCAGCCGCTTTCGCTGGAAC
This portion of the Pseudomonadota bacterium genome encodes:
- a CDS encoding transposase, coding for MLTYDKRGSGRSGGDLATATYGDFIEDALAALRFVRTLEEIDHERVAVFGSSESGWLTPEIAVRDGALRFIINRAGPPTSWMITNLGEIRQELLAAGLEDEQMLRTIGALRSDIWHYYREAARAKAPLHAHRDRLSARLQEVDKRWLSVIGMRLAPYDQARFERYVADIFYDPQPYLERLELPMLCFFASHDQNLPTKLAVSQLISLQEKLGKQIDVHVFNGYRHGIAKWHNLFSLGYPSNYLPTMGTWARAQFDSAASPRIEDIEAPTLTRTTIADGYLNWWNRTEASMNHERSPHRPRCRRHELPRAALDRETGECLDFRCRPTVKSLLKKLKNVRQALGGERTLKLCYEATYIGFALQRDLAAAGVDCAVIAPTSIPTQRARAVKTDRLDATALAQFYANGLLSEVMAPEAEQEADRNLLRSRQQLVKQQGDLRRHLQGLLRGNGHHYRAATGARAQWTKTHYR